The Merismopedia glauca CCAP 1448/3 genome contains a region encoding:
- a CDS encoding class I SAM-dependent methyltransferase, with amino-acid sequence MKQVNGSYQFDRLISNIQTKEIQRLNYQSQMLQNLEQKIWQNAGLTPTMRVLDLGCGTGKISLAIAQYLTHGSIIGVDRSPTMISEAEARTRDSLTFQLGNSDNLDFPDSSFDFVYARLLFQHLSDPQTTLTEIKRVLKPGGIACLVDVDDDWVMFHPAIASMVTFQEAVVKAQLEQGGDPHVGRKLGSYLADVGFGRVKTAIEIVSSDLLQNNVEGSVGFAAFLDLLSFGAAFHDRHPDLITLGAKAKSDARKLLDLPYVWGAFGLFVVTGLKL; translated from the coding sequence ATGAAGCAAGTTAATGGTTCATATCAATTCGATCGCCTCATCAGTAACATCCAAACCAAAGAAATCCAAAGGTTGAATTATCAATCCCAGATGCTGCAAAATTTAGAGCAAAAGATCTGGCAAAACGCTGGCTTAACTCCCACCATGCGGGTTCTAGATCTAGGTTGCGGTACGGGAAAAATTAGCTTGGCGATCGCTCAATATTTAACTCATGGCTCTATTATAGGCGTAGATCGCAGCCCGACGATGATTTCCGAAGCAGAAGCCCGCACCAGGGATAGTCTCACCTTTCAACTGGGAAATAGCGATAATCTCGATTTTCCCGACTCCAGCTTCGATTTCGTTTACGCTCGATTGCTGTTTCAACATTTAAGCGATCCTCAAACGACTTTAACCGAAATTAAGCGCGTCCTCAAGCCAGGAGGTATTGCTTGTCTGGTGGATGTAGATGATGATTGGGTCATGTTTCATCCAGCGATCGCATCAATGGTAACCTTCCAAGAAGCTGTAGTCAAAGCACAACTAGAACAAGGGGGAGATCCGCACGTCGGGCGCAAGTTAGGCAGTTATTTGGCTGATGTGGGATTTGGACGGGTGAAAACGGCGATTGAAATTGTCAGCAGCGACTTGCTTCAAAATAATGTAGAGGGAAGTGTGGGCTTTGCAGCTTTTCTAGATTTATTATCCTTTGGAGCGGCTTTTCACGATCGCCATCCCGATTTAATTACTCTCGGTGCTAAAGCTAAAAGCGATGCTCGTAAGTTGTTAGACTTACCCTACGTTTGGGGGGCTTTTGGTTTGTTTGTGGTAACTGGATTGAAGCTTTAA